The following proteins come from a genomic window of Athalia rosae chromosome 1, iyAthRosa1.1, whole genome shotgun sequence:
- the LOC105686964 gene encoding protein stoned-B-like: MHKLAKGLKKKKKQKKGKKGAEEEEFDPEELERYRRERAEAQQRATECGDPSAADSNGEPTAAGSDEWKKFEALTAGVDSILKKSQGDLDRIKSTSFFQRKAPLEEPKAAEDQKDPKKTKRWVGFDESGNPIGEKSPEEEEKQIKNVSDGFVEIPDDDDDQEDSAEEDVFDTTYVDVLQNIDVQLAYIPDSPTQEELDNDPFDTTSADKVLKTVDKRGNKLVSLGNAVEVLSGRIDHVSTCKISRPRQAKTQGDLLLGDFDESADQLDATNPTGVAEPVEVEKTLLDDDSDLPDIPVDLTKLPAILPRPLTPEVNGINTFKDNPEPVDISEFEVLREKTILEEIPDLDDAEFDLSGSPSEAPLKLEQADDPFSTKESEQNDFHVEIIEASFEAATFVDEEDPFDTTFAENLLPGKTELKFIEKELEDLPISEVAISLTDPAGLSRDYETGRIKASDHNNGDIFDTDTPSTIKKDLLAGSLTDLSQLPDHPIVPIKEITYVDPFDTSGIEELAPGKTELKFLERELLGETDKADSLSDDDFDPRGNETPVKTVPPRPQPPPSVVRQTSNFQVVFREEDDVVIPKQGRKSSRPEELGFAAPTKVVAFDLPTPSQRPDLLKTSEDERSIPSKPLTPYSQRSFEEVAAEDETEDEAEIDPFDTSFVAKVAPGKKELKLIESELLKRDSQLSHSLSDHDFNPRAEADHGRRYSDFSGITARPKSLKIIGLTDCLIEESAESQPKSIQDVNIEAHNKKSETKRQESLLDADCEVDVKPLTPRIEAKEEDITYVDPFDTSIAVNILPGKAELKILESELRQIPEQTTSKDLYSDQNFDPRLSDEDDFDPRAGESEKPKDFLSSVGQETGVKVLTPFQQREFIPGEDIDPFDTSFATIDPGKTELKLLESELIEKMDSKGGNPFLMDDYTDQASSAGNQQASNPFLQDFGPPASTGGGENPFLNFAADSSYQPPSTIDSTNPFASFGVETTAQSSLFGVETSTTTTFSTDMQQSSDLYSGQDINLFGDVEPVFHQQPKSQAQQPPETNLFGSPEESSKSPPTFAAGGDSSEQSLDLRNGKPPPMRPPPPRPHPPKNTKDLILSVTGAMDATSNHLLDRLQATRTPSPTLMHSPSPTPEHSFADLLDVDGNVPELAQDDGKPDEILKNNDIMDLFDAPNLENVPCTASDMIFSVPKTETTLFSTTETSLFTGVQTNTQENPFAEIESDVPQGDAIQASDYPTESAATVVEKRFSISSDTPYSVNSPFTTSEMTKITASAGFSSTTETTFSDTIGAQLPTSTFSTLDQTSTTFSTAETTVAEPSVEPFASSTITSFGVAEPSYTASILEVNTTPAPFSTEKQDSAFASDLLGDFSQSAQEPPLISTSPEPASEFPSSGVYQTEGIGDFSATTKVIESTGDAFDAFASKFDKAAEPEPPSDSFFDAFGAGQTAMDTSSDVWGDSSVAGSETATGFGENEGFDSFLSMTAPPKDSKPKRSESVDSDEAPDFSIFIKPKEGDQLAVAEGGQVPVIAPPPRSPQNSAYTDSSPRFNPFDKSAWSTQEGGLPVDAEQTAEMTRTDSQETPPTPLFDEDVSQPLEDFPRVTYTGDGWEMQLRQPNKKKITGQRFWKKIFVKLVYQGDNPVLQLFNGKDDKDPFQELPLQACYSVSDIGAQQFDQYGKIFTVKLQYIFYKERPGVRPGQVTKAERITNKLSQFAAYAIQGDYQGVKEFGSDLKKLGLPVEHAPQISQLFKIGSQCFEDMKQFSNAVEEALFRLPAHRDRALNYKMEEVQITVVDELYVEQSAEGHVEKQIARVRLFFLGFLSGMPDVELGINDMWRQGKEVVGRHDIIPVVTEEWIRLENVEFHTCVQQDEYERSRIIKFKPPDACYIELMRFRVRPPKNRELPLQLKAVMCVTGNKVELRADILVPGFASRKLGQVPCEDVMVRFPIPECWIYLFRVEKHFRYGSVKSAHRRTGKIKGIERFLGAVDTLEPQLMEVTSGQAKYEHQHRAIVWRMPRLPKEGQGAYTTHQLVCRMALTSYDQIPEQLSEYCYVEFTMPATQVSHTTARSVSLQNSDSDNPPEKYVRNLSRHEYRVGIEHTQGEGPGAYVTATMSKKIPESTPEVQNEFPEPPAETDSDSSD; encoded by the exons ATGCACAAGCTAGCCAAGGgcctgaagaagaaaaaaaagcagaagaaggGAAAGAAGGGGGCGGAAGAGGAAGAGTTTGACCCCGAAGAGCTTGAGCGTTACCGAAGAGAGCGGGCCGAGGCCCAGCAAAGAGCCACCGAGTGTGGCGACCCAAGTGCAGCAGACTCCAACGGAGAGCCTACAGCTGCGGGATCTGACGAGTGGAAGAAATTCGAAGCTTTAACGGCTGGGGTTGATTCGATcttaaaaaaaagtcaaggTGACCTTGACCGTATAAAGTCAACCTCGTTTTTCCAACGGAAAGCTCCATTAGAGGAACCAAAAGCAGCCGAAGATCAGAAAGACCCAAAGAAGACCAAGAGGTGGGTGGGTTTTGACGAGAGCGGCAATCCAATCGGTGAAAAGAGTcccgaagaagaggagaaacaaATTAAGAACGTTTCCGATGGTTTCGTCGAAATAccagatgacgatgacgaccaGGAAGACTCAGCGGAAGAGGACGTATTTGATACAACTTACGTAGACGTTCTTCAGAACATCGACGTTCAGCTTGCTTATATTCCTGACAGTCCCACTCAGGAAGAACTCGATAACGATcctttcgatacaacgagtgctGACAAGGTACTAAAGACCGTTGACAAACGGGGCAATAAGCTCGTCAGCTTAGGCAACGCCGTCGAAGTATTATCCGGTCGTATAGACCACGTGAGTACCTGTAAAATCTCTAGACCAAGGCAAGCAAAAACTCAAGGAGATTTATTGCTTGGCGATTTTGACGAATCTGCAGATCAATTAGACGCTACAAATCCTACCGGGGTTGCTGAGCCGGttgaagtagaaaaaacaCTTCTTGACGATGATTCAGATCTTCCTGATATTCCCGTCGACCTAACAAAATTACCAGCTATCTTACCAAGGCCACTTACGCCGGAAGTAAACGGTATCAATACTTTCAAAGATAACCCTGAACCGGTTGACATATCAGAATTCGAAGTGCTAAGGGAAAAAACCATCCTTGAGGAAATACCTGATTTGGATGACGCTGAGTTTGATTTGAGCGGTAGCCCGTCAGAAGCACCTTTAAAACTTGAACAAGCCGACGATCCATTCAGCACCAAGGAATCTGAGCAAAACGATTTTcatgttgaaataattgaggCGAGTTTCGAAGCCGCTACGTTTGTAGATGAGGAAGATCCGTTTGATACTACATTTGCAGAAAATCTCCTCCCAGGAAAAACAGAACTTAAGTTCATAGAGAAGGAATTGGAAGATTTACCTATTTCCGAGGTTGCTATATCACTAACTGATCCCGCCGGTCTCAGTCGTGACTACGAAACTGGGAGAATCAAAGCTTCCGACCACAATAACGGCGATATCTTTGATACCGATACACCTTCTACTATTAAAAAAGATCTCTTAGCTGGTTCCCTTACGGATTTGAGCCAACTACCTGATCATCCAATTGTTCCAATCAAGGAAATAACTTACGTCGATCCGTTCGATACTTCTGGTATTGAGGAACTTGCTCCTGGAAAAACAGAACTTAAATTTCTTGAACGAGAGTTACTCGGTGAAACAGATAAAGCGGATTCACTCTCTGACGACGACTTCGATCCTAGAGGAAACGAGACACCAGTAAAAACGGTTCCGCCTCGACCGCAGCCGCCGCCGAGCGTTGTTAGACAAACTTCTAATTTTCAAGTTGTCTTTAGGGAAGAGGATGATGTCGTAATTCCCAAACAAGGCCGAAAATCATCCAGACCCGAAGAACTCGGATTTGCTGCTCCCACGAAAGTTGTTGCATTCGATTTACCGACTCCATCCCAAAGACCTGATTTGCTCAAGACCTCGGAAGACGAGAGATCGATACCCTCAAAACCGTTGACGCCATATTCGCAGAGATCGTTCGAAGAGGTTGCAGCTGAGGACGAAACTGAGGACGAGGCTGAAATCGATCCTTTTGACACAAGTTTCGTTGCAAAAGTTGCACCTGGAAAAAAAGAGCtcaaattaattgaatcaGAATTGTTAAAAAGAGACTCTCAATTATCTCACAGCCTTAGTGATCACGATTTTAATCCGAGGGCTGAGGCCGACCACGGCAGAAGATACTCTGATTTTTCGGGAATTACTGCCAGGCCGAAAAGCCTGAAAATCATCGGGTTAACCGATTGTTTGATCGAAGAATCCGCAGAGAGCCAGCCGAAATCAATTCAGGACGTCAATATCGAAGCTCATAATAAAAAGTCTGAAACCAAAAGACAGGAAAGTTTGTTAGACGCTGATTGCGAGGTAGATGTGAAACCGTTGACGCCCAGAATCGaagcaaaagaagaagatataACGTACGTAGATCCATTCGATACGTCCATTGCAGTTAATATACTCCCGGGAAAAGCTGAATTAAAAATCCTCGAAAGCGAACTACGTCAAATACCGGAACAAACGACCTCGAAGGATCTTTACAGTGATCAGAATTTTGACCCAAGGCTCTCCGACGAAGACGacttcgacccacgagccggTGAATCGGAGAAaccaaaagattttttgagCTCAGTCGGCCAGGAGACTGGGGTAAAAGTCTTGACGCCCTTTCAACAGAGAGAATTCATTCCGGGAGAAGATATTGATCCTTTTGACACCAGTTTCGCTACTATTGACCCTGGCAAGACGGAGTTGAAATTGCTGGAGTCAGAactaatagaaaaa ATGGATTCCAAGGGCGGAAACCCGTTCCTCATGGACGATTACACGGACCAAGCTAGCAGCGCTGGGAATCAGCAGGCTTCGAATCCTTTCCTGCAAGACTTTGGCCCTCCGGCATCAACTGGGGGAGGTGAAAatccatttttgaatttcgctGCCGACTCGAGTTACCAGCCACCGTCTACCATAGACTCAACCAACCCCTTCGCGTCATTCGGCGTGGAAACTACTGCACAGAGTTCTCTATTTGGTGTCGAAACTTCCACGACGACGACTTTCTCCACGGATATGCAACAGTCGAGCGATCTCTACAGTGGTCAAGATATAAATCTATTTGGCGACGTGGAACCTGTGTTTCATCAACAACCTAAGTCACAGGCACAACAACCTCCAGAAACTAATTTATTCGGCAGTCCAGAGGAAAGCAGTAAGTCTCCGCCGACCTTTGCAGCGGGAGGAGACTCTTCCGAACAGTCGTTGGATCTCAGAAATGGGAAACCACCCCCCATGAGACCACCTCCCCCAAGGCCTCATCCTccgaaaaataccaaagattTAATACTGTCAGTAACCGGTGCTATGGACGCTACTTCTAATCATTTATTAGACCGTCTCCAAGCCACGAGAACTCCTAGTCCTACTCTGATGCATTCACCGTCGCCAACTCCCGAACATAGTTTCGCTGATCTGCTGGACGTCGATGGAAACGTACCAGAGCTTGCTCAGGATGATGGCAAACCGGACGAGATATTGAAGAATAACGATATCATGGATCTCTTCGACGCTCCGAATTTAGAAAACGTTCCTTGCACTGCATCGGACATGATTTTTTCTGTACCGAAGACGGAAACTACTTTGTTCTCCACTACCGAGACTTCCCTTTTCACTGGAGTTCAGACTAACACTCAAGAAAATCCATTCGCAGAAATAGAATCCGATGTACCTCAAGGAGACGCAATCCAAGCTTCTGATTACCCAACGGAAAGCGCTGCCACTGTTGTTGAAAAAAGGTTCTCAATCAGCTCAGACACACCCTATTCGGTAAACAGTCCCTTCACAACATctgaaatgacaaaaatcacAGCATCGGCAGGATTCTCTTCCACCACTGAAACTACGTTCTCTGACACAATCGGAGCCCAGTTACCCACATCTACGTTTTCCACGTTGGATCAAACGTCGACGACATTTTCTACTGCGGAGACGACGGTGGCTGAACCGTCTGTGGAACCCTTTGCCTCTTCAACCATCACTTCTTTTGGAGTTGCCGAACCTTCGTATACCGCTTCTATACTGGAAGTGAACACGACTCCAGCTCCCTTCTCTACAGAAAAACAAGACTCTGCTTTCGCATCCGATCTTTTAGGCGATTTTAGCCAGTCTGCCCAGGAGCCACCTCTTATTTCTACAAGCCCCGAGCCAGCTTCCGAATTTCCCTCAAGTGGAGTTTACCAGACCGAAGGTATTGGTGACTTTTCTGCAACCACTAAGGTAATTGAAAGCACCGGGGATGCATTCGACGCGTTTGCATCTAAATTTGACAAGGCCGCTGAACCTGAACCACCCTCAGATTCCTTCTTCGACGCATTTGGCGCCGGTCAGACTGCGATGGACACATCTAGTGATG TCTGGGGTGATTCTTCGGTCGCTGGATCTGAAACGGCAACTGGTTTTGGTGAAAACGAAGGCTTTGATTCTTTCCTCAGCATGACAGCACCTCCTAAGGATAGTAAGCCGAAGCGAAGCGAATCCGTTGACTCGGACGAAGCTCCGGATTTCAGTATATTCATCAA ACCAAAGGAAGGTGATCAGCTAGCAGTCGCCGAGGGAGGTCAAGTCCCGGTCATCGCCCCACCCCCTAGGAGCCCTCAAAATTCTGCTTATACCGATTCTTCGCCACGCTTTAATCCATTTGACAAGTCTGCTTGGTCTACTCAAGAGGGTGGCTTACCAGTGGACGCTGAACAGACAGCTGAGATGACCAGAACCGATTCTCAG GAGACCCCACCAACTCCACTATTCGACGAAGATGTGAGCCAACCTTTGGAAGACTTCCCGAGAGTTACGTACACCGGCGACGGATGGGAAATGCAGCTTCGTCAaccgaacaaaaagaaaatcacaGGTCAGCGTTTCTGGAAGAAAATCTTCGTCAAGTTAGTCTACCAAGGAGATAATCCAGTTCTCCAGCTTTTTAATGGCAAGGATGACAAGGATCCCTTTCAGGAGCTACCGTTGCAGGCTTGTTACTCAGTTTCTGATATCGGAGCGCAACAgttcgatcaatatggaaaaatattcacggtTAAGCTgcagtatattttttacaagGAAAGACCGGGGGTCAGACCAGGGCAAGTAACGAAAGCAGAGCGAATCACCAATAAGTTAAGTCAGTTCGCAGCATATGCCATTCAGGGGGATTACCAAGGAGTTAAGGAGTTCGGAAGCGATCTGAAGAAGCTAGGACTTCCCGTTGAGCACGCACCTCAG ATCTCACAATTGTTCAAAATCGGCTCTCAATGCTTCGAAGACATGAAGCAGTTTTCTAATGCTGTTGAAGAGGCTCTCTTCCGGTTACCAGCCCACCGAGATCGGGCTTTGAATTACAAAATGGAGGAGGTGCAGATAACGGTGGTCGATGAATTGTACGTTGAACAAAGCGCCGAGGGACACGTTGAAAAGCAGATTGCTAGAGTTCGTCTTTTCTTCCTGGGCTTTTTATCAG gAATGCCTGATGTCGAGTTGGGGATAAACGACATGTGGAGACAGGGAAAAGAGGTTGTTGGCCGCCATGACATCATCCCCGTAGTCACGGAAGAATGGATTCGATTAGAAAACGTCGAGTTCCACACCTGCGTGCAGCAGGACGAGTACGAAAGATCCAGGATTATAAA GTTCAAACCACCTGACGCCTGTTACATCGAATTGATGAGATTCAGGGTAAGACCCCCAAAGAACAGGGAGCTACCCCTACAGTTGAAGGCTGTCATGTGCGTGACCGGAAACAAG GTTGAGCTGAGGGCGGACATTTTGGTGCCCGGTTTTGCATCAAGGAAGTTGGGTCAAGTTCCCTGCGAGGATGTGATGGTGCGTTTTCCGATTCCCGAGTGTTGGATCTATCTCTTCAGAGTGGAGAAACACTTTAGATACGGTTCGGTGAAATCGGCCCACCGAAGAACTGGAAAGATCAAGGGTATAGAGCGGTTCTTAGGCGCCGTCGACACCCTCGAACCACAGCTGATGGAGGTGACCTCCGGCCAGGCCAAATACGAGCATCAGCATCGTGCCATAGTCTGGAGAATGCCAAGACTGCCCAAAGAAGGACAAG GGGCATATACCACTCATCAGCTCGTCTGTCGAATGGCTTTGACTTCCTACGATCAGATCCCTGAGCAGCTATCGGAGTATTGCTACGTGGAGTTTACGATGCCTGCTACCCAGGTTTCTCACACGACGGCACGCAGCGTTAGTCTTCAGAACAGTGACAGTGATAATCCACCGGAAAAATATGTCAGGAATTTATCGAGACACGAATACAG GGTTGGCATTGAACATACACAAGGAGAGGGACCAGGCGCGTACGTCACAGCCACAATGAGTAAGAAAATTCCGGAATCCACGCCGGAGGTACAAAATGAATTTCCCGAACCTCCGGCTGAGACGGATTCAGACTCCTCGGATTGA